From a region of the Impatiens glandulifera chromosome 4, dImpGla2.1, whole genome shotgun sequence genome:
- the LOC124936536 gene encoding LEAF RUST 10 DISEASE-RESISTANCE LOCUS RECEPTOR-LIKE PROTEIN KINASE-like 1.1 has protein sequence MGSVLIPFSFSLFFLLSYDLVLSNPFRNIPVPPNNSRNERTCPPEQYISCRGHDYLLKLPLKNFPYPDTRCGLWTVDCSDHDVPTIQNAPYDEYSLETIKGDSIIINDTRLASLISDKDGCGFVEEFFTFPRTDTSKSISIVNYSISPNMTVFKCSDPPQQFHFVDLCPDNLGLYFSYSAEELIQPNPTCHPIVVPIMSETEIRNPNDLFSLLASQFTIQLHLPEPCSNECHPNRNAKKITDLKRRNTIILATVLPGGFLIMVGVFIFIIWQRKRLKNLFFYRPFSRKSSSRTDLERPVSEYFGASVFTYEELEKATKNFDQSKELGDGGFGAVYHGKLSDGREVAVKRLYQHNCKRIIHFMNEVKILTGLRHPNLVTLYGCTSRHSRELLLVYEYISNGTIYDHLHGDLIGKGLLDWPIRLKVAIETAEALSYLHHINIIHRDVKTTNILLDENFSVKVADFGLSRPLPNNVTHVSTAPQGTPGYVDPEYFQCYQLTEKSDVYSFGVVLVELISSMPAVDIGRHRHEINLANLAINRIQDCAFDGLIDPGLGYKIDHSVRRMTTCVAELAFRCLQNEKDFRPTMDEVVKILKEIRDYKDVHKSRGRNEGE, from the exons ATGGGTTCTGTTCTAATccccttttctttttctctcttcttccttCTCTCTTATGATCTGGTTCTTTCGAATCCCTTTCGGAATATTCCAGTTCCACCAAACAACAGCAGAAATGAACGGACATGTCCACCAGAACAATATATCAGTTGCCGGGGCCATGATTATCTGCTCAAATTGCCTCTCAAAAACTTCCCCTATCCAGATACAAGATGCGGGTTATGGACCGTTGATTGCTCAGATCATGATGTCCCAACAATTCAGAATGCTCCGTATGATGAATATTCATTAGAAACTATTAAAGGAGATTCCATCATCATCAATGACACACGTCTGGCTTCACTTATTTCCGACAAGGATGGTTGTGGCTTCGTTGaagaattttttacttttccaAGAACAGACACTTCTAAAAGCATAAGCATAGTAAACTACTCAATCTCCCCCAACATGACCGTTTTCAAATGCTCTGATCCACCTCAACAATTTCATTTTGTCGATCTCTGTCCGGATAATCTTGGTCTCTATTTTAGCTATTCAGCTGAAGAGCTGATTCAACCGAATCCCACCTGTCACCCCATTGTTGTGCCTATTATGTCAGAAACAGAGATCAGAAATCCAAACGACCTGTTTTCTCTCTTGGCTTCCCAATTCACTATTCAACTACATCTTCCAGAACCATGCTCAAATGAATGTCATCCTAATCGTAATGCTAAAAAAATTACAGATTTAAAGAGGCGTAACACAATCATTCTTGCAACAG TTCTACCCGGAGGCTTTCTGATTATGGTTGGAGttttcattttcatcatttggCAGCGTAAAAGGTTGAAGAATTTGTTTTTCTATCGGCCCTTCTCAAGAAAATCCTCATCAAGGACAGATCTTGAAAGGCCTGTGTCTGAGTATTTTGGAGCTTCTGTTTTCACATATGAAGAACTTGAAAAAGCAACCAAGAATTTTGATCAATCTAAAGAATTGGGAGATGGAGGCTTTGGAGCCGTTTACCATG gaAAACTAAGTGATGGAAGAGAAGTTGCGGTGAAGAGACTATACCAACACAATTGTAAAAGAATTATACATTTCATGAACGAAGTCAAAATCCTCACGGGCCTTCGCCACCCGAATCTTGTTACTCTCTACGGTTGCACCTCGAGACATAGTCGTGAGCTCCTCCTCGTCTACGAGTACATCTCAAACGGCACAATCTACGACCACCTTCACGGTGACCTAATCGGCAAGGGATTGCTCGACTGGCCGATTCGATTAAAGGTGGCCATCGAAACCGCCGAGGCTTTGTCATACCTTCATCACATCAATATCATCCACCGTGATGTCAAGACTACCAATATCCTCCTCGACGAAAATTTCTCGGTTAAGGTTGCCGATTTTGGGCTCTCGAGGCCCTTACCAAACAACGTCACCCATGTCTCGACGGCTCCTCAAGGGACTCCGGGGTACGTGGATCCCGAGTACTTTCAGTGTTATCAGCTAACTGAGAAGAGCGACGTTTATAGTTTTGGAGTTGTCCTGGTGGAGTTGATCTCTTCAATGCCCGCGGTTGACATTGGTAGGCATCGACATGAGATCAACTTGGCGAACTTGGCTATAAATAGGATTCAAGATTGTGCATTTGACGGGTTGATTGACCCTGGTCTTGGATACAAGATAGATCATAGTGTGAGGAGAATGACTACTTGCGTAGCGGAGTTGGCTTTTCGGTGCTTACAAAATGAGAAGGATTTTAGGCCGACTATGGATGAAGTGGTGAagatattaaaagaaataagagactATAAAGATGTGCACAAGAGTAGAGGAAGAAATGAAGGAGAGtga